One Streptomyces sp. CNQ-509 DNA window includes the following coding sequences:
- a CDS encoding DUF1203 domain-containing protein, with protein sequence MTTTSEAPAAYRPAPIPPAVLAQLREADDAGRPARTVADGEGGAPLRCCLRRSRAGERIALVSYAPLRRWAAAAGVDPGAYDEQGPVFVHAGECAGPVPGSGYPFAETAALRAFRRYDTGGRIAGDAALRLPEDPAEAEAATARALAAAFAAPEVAFVHVRAVEYGCFLYEVRRP encoded by the coding sequence ATGACGACGACATCGGAAGCCCCCGCCGCCTACCGCCCCGCCCCCATCCCCCCGGCCGTCCTCGCACAGCTCCGCGAAGCCGACGACGCCGGGCGCCCCGCCCGGACGGTGGCCGACGGTGAAGGCGGTGCGCCGCTGCGTTGCTGTCTGCGGCGGAGCCGGGCCGGGGAGCGGATCGCGCTCGTGTCGTACGCGCCCCTGCGCCGCTGGGCCGCCGCGGCAGGGGTGGATCCCGGGGCGTACGACGAGCAGGGCCCGGTCTTCGTGCACGCCGGGGAGTGTGCCGGGCCCGTGCCCGGCAGCGGCTATCCGTTCGCCGAGACCGCCGCCCTGCGGGCGTTCCGGCGCTACGACACGGGCGGCCGGATCGCCGGCGACGCCGCGCTGCGGCTGCCGGAGGACCCGGCCGAGGCGGAGGCGGCGACCGCGCGGGCGCTGGCGGCGGCCTTCGCGGCGCCCGAGGTCGCGTTCGTGCACGTGCGGGCGGTGGAGTACGGCTGCTTCCTGTACGAGGTACGGCGCCCCTGA
- a CDS encoding RNA polymerase subunit sigma-70, whose product MSAPDATCPACGGPVPARAGRRGRTSVYCSAACRQRAYRARRVPGAAGSVRELISDVAERAGRLTPQPPETFYADVTELSSSVGRLRRIARTARDAAGTAEDVTPENVTPESVTVESETPEEAHENVTPLPVTHEEPGSGAPDDADFATLMEAYRRELQVHCYRMTGSYDESEDLVQETFLKAWRRRETYEGRAAVRAWLYRIATNTCLDHLRRHSRTPARYERLPGMAHGDAEPPARVTWLQPYPDELLADVPAADAGPEAQAVARETVDLVFLAALQHLPPRQRAALVLRDVVGLPAAETARLLDLSTAAVNSALQRARPALRAHLPAGKRAEWAPLTPPTPEELAAVDRYREAAERLDMAAMAALLTEDATLTMPPNPFWFVGRQTIVDFVSQSLDPALPGFFGDWRHVPTRANGRPAVAGYVRRPGTTVYRAQTLEVLRVEGGRIAEITTFEPHLLTAFGLPMTL is encoded by the coding sequence GTGTCCGCACCGGACGCCACGTGCCCGGCCTGCGGCGGCCCCGTGCCCGCGCGCGCCGGCCGCCGGGGCCGCACGTCCGTCTACTGCTCCGCCGCCTGCCGCCAGCGCGCCTACCGCGCGCGCCGCGTCCCCGGGGCGGCCGGGTCCGTGCGGGAGCTGATATCCGACGTCGCCGAGCGCGCCGGGCGGCTCACGCCGCAGCCGCCGGAGACGTTCTACGCGGACGTGACGGAGCTGTCGTCGTCGGTGGGGCGGCTGCGGCGCATCGCGCGCACGGCCAGGGACGCGGCGGGGACCGCGGAGGACGTCACGCCGGAAAACGTCACGCCGGAGAGCGTGACGGTGGAGAGCGAGACGCCCGAGGAAGCGCACGAGAACGTCACGCCGCTACCCGTGACGCATGAGGAGCCGGGCTCCGGCGCCCCCGACGACGCGGACTTCGCCACCCTGATGGAGGCGTACCGCCGCGAACTGCAGGTCCACTGCTACCGGATGACCGGCTCGTACGACGAGTCGGAGGACCTCGTACAGGAGACGTTCCTCAAGGCGTGGCGCCGCCGCGAGACCTACGAGGGCCGTGCCGCCGTGCGCGCCTGGCTCTACCGCATCGCCACCAACACCTGCCTCGACCACCTCCGCCGCCACTCCCGCACCCCCGCCCGCTACGAGCGGCTGCCCGGCATGGCCCACGGCGACGCCGAGCCGCCCGCGCGTGTCACCTGGCTCCAGCCCTACCCCGACGAGCTGCTGGCCGACGTGCCCGCGGCCGACGCGGGTCCGGAGGCCCAGGCCGTCGCCCGCGAGACCGTCGACCTGGTCTTCCTCGCCGCACTCCAGCACCTGCCGCCCCGCCAGCGGGCGGCCCTCGTGCTGCGCGACGTCGTCGGCCTGCCCGCCGCGGAGACCGCCCGGCTGCTGGACCTGAGCACCGCCGCCGTCAACAGCGCCCTGCAGCGCGCCCGGCCCGCGCTGCGCGCGCACCTGCCCGCGGGGAAGCGCGCGGAGTGGGCGCCCCTCACGCCGCCGACGCCGGAGGAGCTGGCCGCCGTCGACCGGTACCGGGAGGCGGCCGAGCGGCTCGACATGGCGGCGATGGCGGCCCTGCTGACGGAGGACGCGACACTGACGATGCCGCCGAACCCGTTCTGGTTCGTCGGGCGGCAGACGATCGTGGACTTCGTCTCCCAGTCGCTCGACCCGGCCCTGCCCGGCTTCTTCGGCGACTGGCGGCACGTGCCGACCCGCGCCAACGGCCGCCCGGCGGTCGCCGGTTACGTGCGCCGGCCGGGCACGACCGTGTACCGGGCGCAGACGCTGGAGGTGCTGAGGGTCGAAGGAGGGCGGATCGCCGAGATCACCACCTTCGAGCCGCATCTGCTGACGGCCTTCGGGCTGCCGATGACGCTCTGA
- a CDS encoding VOC family protein, which produces MTVRPEGAPTWADATFPDLEAAKSFYADVFGWTFEDGGEASGHYTQAMAESGVAAGLAPPMPGAEEAPAGWTLYFATPDADATATHVGEHGGRVLMGPMEVGPYGTMAIAEDPDGIRFGLWESGSHEGFAAIGEPGTFCWAEVDTNNPAHADEFFPEVFGYRVRKMQDDTMDYAVWSVGDGDPLIGRAEMSGNVFPAGTPPHVGVCFAVNDCDRAVETTRRRGGSVTFGPQDSPFGRMATLEDPQGASFTVIDVNRTVGDMPEFA; this is translated from the coding sequence ATGACCGTACGACCCGAAGGCGCACCCACCTGGGCGGACGCGACCTTCCCCGACCTCGAGGCCGCGAAGAGCTTCTACGCCGACGTCTTCGGCTGGACCTTCGAGGACGGGGGCGAGGCCTCCGGGCACTACACCCAGGCCATGGCGGAGAGCGGCGTCGCCGCCGGTCTCGCGCCGCCCATGCCGGGAGCGGAGGAGGCTCCCGCGGGCTGGACGCTCTACTTCGCCACGCCCGACGCCGATGCCACCGCCACGCACGTCGGCGAGCACGGCGGGCGGGTCCTCATGGGCCCGATGGAGGTCGGCCCGTACGGCACGATGGCCATCGCGGAGGATCCGGACGGCATCCGGTTCGGCCTGTGGGAGTCCGGCAGCCACGAGGGCTTCGCCGCGATCGGCGAGCCCGGCACCTTCTGCTGGGCCGAGGTCGACACCAACAACCCCGCCCACGCCGACGAGTTCTTCCCCGAGGTCTTCGGCTACCGGGTGCGCAAGATGCAGGACGACACCATGGACTACGCCGTGTGGAGCGTCGGCGACGGCGATCCGCTCATCGGCCGGGCGGAGATGAGCGGCAACGTCTTCCCGGCCGGCACGCCCCCGCACGTGGGCGTCTGCTTCGCGGTGAACGACTGCGACCGGGCCGTGGAGACGACGCGGCGGCGCGGCGGCAGCGTGACGTTCGGGCCGCAGGACTCGCCGTTCGGGCGGATGGCGACCCTTGAGGACCCGCAGGGTGCGTCGTTCACCGTGATCGACGTCAACCGCACGGTCGGTGACATGCCGGAATTCGCCTGA
- a CDS encoding alpha-L-fucosidase, whose amino-acid sequence MRRAARSVGTGAAAVALTATALLPAAGEPAAAADECTRPIEPASRMTVEDCDTPERILAKAAHIVPTRGQLAWQGREVTAFTHFGMNTLTGREWGSGAEDPALFDPGRVDVAQWMRTYRAMGAEMAMLTAKHHDGFNLYPTRYSDHSVAASPHSRDLLGTYVKEARRAGLGVGVYLSPSDGAELPHAWHAGWLADLREKQEAGEPLTSVERTALADGGPPSGHGRYGNGSPVRTHTIPTLAEGDDRADDVAAGRLPTFTVRANDYDAYYLNQVYELFTEYGPIDELWLDGANPWRDAGITQEYDFRQWYELIHALSPDTVVFQGPQGIRWVGNERGVARETEWSVTPHTVDPRSTHGALPNDSTDADIGSRARLLADGVRYLQWYPAEADVSNRPGWFHHPGERPKTADELFALYEQSVGRNAPLLLNVPPARDGRIAPEDVRELRAFGDRVRAVYGENLLDRRGPQTFDRVRLAEDIRHGQRVERFAVEARDPATGQWRRIAAGTTIGAYRILSLAAPVTADELRVRVEEARAEPRLLPVTAHLSTAGSA is encoded by the coding sequence GTGCGTAGAGCCGCCCGCTCCGTCGGCACCGGAGCCGCGGCCGTCGCCCTCACGGCGACCGCCCTGCTGCCGGCGGCCGGCGAGCCCGCGGCCGCCGCCGACGAGTGCACCCGGCCGATCGAGCCCGCCTCCCGGATGACCGTCGAGGACTGCGACACCCCCGAGCGCATCCTCGCCAAGGCCGCCCACATCGTGCCCACGCGCGGCCAGCTCGCCTGGCAGGGGCGCGAGGTGACCGCCTTCACCCACTTCGGCATGAACACCCTCACCGGCCGCGAGTGGGGCTCCGGCGCGGAGGACCCGGCGCTCTTCGACCCGGGGCGCGTCGACGTCGCCCAGTGGATGCGCACGTACAGGGCGATGGGCGCCGAGATGGCCATGCTCACCGCCAAGCACCACGACGGCTTCAACCTCTACCCGACGCGCTACTCCGACCACTCCGTGGCCGCCAGCCCGCACAGCCGCGACCTCCTCGGCACGTACGTCAAGGAAGCCCGCAGGGCCGGGCTCGGCGTCGGCGTCTACCTCTCGCCGTCCGACGGCGCCGAACTGCCGCACGCCTGGCACGCAGGCTGGCTCGCGGACCTGCGGGAGAAGCAGGAGGCCGGCGAGCCGCTGACGAGCGTCGAGCGCACCGCGCTCGCGGACGGCGGCCCGCCCTCGGGCCACGGCCGCTACGGCAACGGCAGCCCCGTGCGCACGCACACCATCCCCACCCTCGCCGAGGGCGACGACCGCGCCGACGACGTGGCGGCCGGGCGGCTGCCGACGTTCACGGTGCGCGCGAACGACTACGACGCCTACTACCTGAACCAGGTCTACGAACTCTTCACCGAGTACGGCCCCATCGACGAGCTGTGGCTCGACGGCGCCAACCCGTGGCGGGACGCGGGCATCACGCAGGAGTACGACTTCCGGCAGTGGTACGAGCTGATCCACGCGCTCTCCCCCGACACCGTCGTCTTCCAGGGCCCGCAGGGCATCCGCTGGGTCGGCAACGAGCGCGGCGTCGCCCGCGAGACCGAGTGGAGCGTCACCCCGCACACCGTCGACCCCCGGTCCACGCACGGCGCGCTGCCCAACGACTCCACCGACGCCGACATCGGCTCGCGCGCCCGGCTGCTGGCGGACGGCGTGCGGTACCTGCAGTGGTATCCGGCGGAGGCCGACGTCTCCAACCGCCCCGGCTGGTTCCACCACCCCGGGGAGCGGCCGAAGACCGCGGACGAACTCTTCGCGCTGTACGAGCAGAGCGTCGGCCGCAACGCCCCGCTGCTGCTCAACGTGCCGCCCGCGCGCGACGGCCGGATCGCCCCCGAGGACGTACGCGAACTGCGCGCCTTCGGCGACCGGGTGCGCGCGGTGTACGGCGAGAACCTGCTGGACCGGCGCGGGCCGCAGACCTTCGACCGGGTCCGTCTCGCGGAGGACATCCGGCACGGCCAGCGCGTCGAGCGCTTCGCGGTGGAGGCGCGGGATCCGGCGACGGGCCAGTGGCGCCGGATCGCGGCGGGCACGACGATCGGCGCGTACCGGATCCTGTCGCTCGCCGCCCCGGTGACGGCGGACGAGCTGCGGGTACGGGTGGAGGAGGCGCGGGCCGAGCCGCGGCTGCTCCCGGTGACGGCGCATCTGAGCACGGCGGGGAGCGCGTAG